One region of Chryseobacterium sp. C-71 genomic DNA includes:
- a CDS encoding NifU family protein, giving the protein METNIAHEQTVTKVMEALESIRPFLNKDGGDIELLDVKDNTVFVKLLGNCSGCSLNFSTLKLGVENTIKQHAPEIEKVVNVE; this is encoded by the coding sequence ATGGAGACAAATATAGCACACGAACAAACTGTAACCAAGGTAATGGAAGCTCTTGAAAGCATCCGTCCCTTTTTAAATAAAGACGGTGGCGATATCGAGCTTTTGGATGTAAAAGATAATACCGTTTTTGTAAAACTTCTGGGAAACTGTTCAGGTTGCTCTCTTAATTTCTCAACTTTGAAATTAGGGGTAGAAAATACCATCAAACAACACGCTCCCGAAATTGAAAAGGTAGTGAATGTAGAATAA
- a CDS encoding Mrp/NBP35 family ATP-binding protein: MLTKEKVQDFLKEIEVDDLVSNFQVMGSDVYIDMTAHSPAMHEKKKLEAAMKQAFASEFGEEINLKLKIVSPEPSEVQLSQIKGKQIPGIQNIIAIASGKGGVGKSTVAANLAVTLAKMGFKVGILDADIYGPSVPTMFDTEGQKPISVDVNGKSLMKPIENYGVKMLSIGYFSGANQAVVWRGPMASKALNQMIRDAAWGELDFLLIDLPPGTGDIHLSIIQEVPVTGAVIVSTPQHVALADVRKGIAMFNMESINIPVLGLIENMAYFTPEELPENKYYIFGNQGAQYLADDLNIPVLGEIPLIQSIREAGDVGRPAALQEGSKIAEIYTETARKMVESLVERNKFLPPTEAVKITTMAGCSPKK; this comes from the coding sequence ATGTTGACTAAAGAAAAAGTTCAGGATTTCCTTAAAGAAATAGAAGTGGATGATTTGGTGAGTAACTTTCAGGTAATGGGCAGCGATGTGTATATCGACATGACCGCTCATTCACCGGCAATGCACGAAAAAAAGAAGCTTGAGGCAGCAATGAAACAGGCTTTTGCAAGTGAATTTGGAGAAGAGATTAATTTAAAGCTAAAAATAGTTTCTCCCGAGCCAAGCGAAGTTCAGCTAAGTCAGATCAAAGGAAAACAAATCCCTGGAATTCAAAATATTATCGCCATCGCATCCGGAAAAGGAGGGGTTGGTAAGTCTACTGTTGCTGCCAATCTTGCGGTAACTTTAGCAAAAATGGGTTTTAAAGTCGGGATTTTAGATGCCGATATTTACGGGCCATCTGTTCCTACAATGTTCGATACAGAAGGTCAGAAGCCAATTTCTGTTGACGTCAACGGAAAAAGCTTAATGAAACCTATCGAAAATTACGGTGTGAAAATGCTTTCCATCGGATATTTTTCAGGAGCAAATCAAGCGGTGGTTTGGAGAGGTCCGATGGCTTCAAAAGCTTTGAACCAGATGATCAGAGATGCAGCTTGGGGAGAATTAGATTTCTTGTTGATCGACCTTCCTCCGGGAACTGGGGATATTCATTTGTCTATCATTCAGGAAGTTCCGGTAACGGGAGCAGTGATTGTAAGTACACCTCAACATGTTGCTTTGGCGGATGTTAGAAAAGGTATTGCAATGTTTAATATGGAAAGTATCAACATTCCTGTTCTTGGATTGATAGAAAATATGGCATATTTTACGCCGGAAGAATTACCTGAAAATAAATATTATATCTTTGGAAACCAGGGAGCGCAATATTTGGCAGATGATTTAAACATTCCTGTTCTGGGTGAAATTCCGTTGATTCAGAGCATTAGAGAAGCGGGAGATGTGGGAAGACCTGCAGCGCTTCAGGAAGGTTCTAAAATTGCAGAAATTTATACAGAAACTGCAAGAAAAATGGTAGAGAGTTTAGTAGAAAGAAATAAGTTTCTACCACCTACAGAAGCCGTGAAAATCACGACGATGGCAGGTTGTTCACCGAAAAAATAA
- a CDS encoding GH92 family glycosyl hydrolase, giving the protein MSSKKFVLFFSIFTLYLQAQNYSQYVNPFIGTGGHGHTFPGAIVPFGMVQLSPDTRIDGSWDGCSGYHYSDSVIYGFSHTHLNGTGVSDYGDIMLMPTMGNPGLTPKEYSSKFSHKNEKATAGFYSVKLDKHNIDVRLTTTKRVGYHEYKFNKAGNGNIILDLNHRDKLLEGEVRIIDSKTIEVFRRSEAWATNQHIYARIEFSKPMKISKKEFNGENENNTFSGTKLVLALTSAVKKGEKISVKVAISPTGYEGAGKNMLAEGKSNNFNEIQNQAVADWDKELSKIEVKSADKDKMTVFYTALYHVFTQPNINMDVDGKYRGRDNKFYMAKDFGYYSVFSLWDTFRGAHPLMTLIDRKRTADFINTFIKQREQGGRIPVWELASNETECMIGYHGVSVIADAMAKGITGFDYEKAFEASKNSAMKDIFGLNAYKQNNYISIDDEHESVSKTVEYAYDDWCIAQMAKILNKKEDYEYFMKRSQNWKNLYNPNNGFMQARKNGNWYEPFDPSEVNNNYTEGNSWHYSYSVPQDIPGLIEAHGGKEKFEQFIDAIFSASDKTTGREQVDITGLMGQYAQGNEPSHHIAYLYNFVDKPQKTEAKIKYILDNFYKNAPDGLIGNEDCGQMSAWFILSSMGIYSVTPGKPEWETVTPYFDEIKLYLEDGTTRVITKSTPKSELKHLGFENVKVAKDLKYPEQTASPVIAADRLFDFTTQVKITPLNEKDKVYYMTMDENDANVRKTFKVYKEPFTISKTTQVSTYAERNGEKSSITTSNFNKRPNHWDVTINATVNPQYTAGGKLAIIDGINGDVNWRKGEWQGYQGQTFEAIIDFKSPQQINQISSTYLQDSRAWILMPKKVEYYASMDGKTFILLKTLENNIDAKDENVQIKDFTTEVLPTEARYLKVKAYHFGKLPEWHQGAGGDAYIFVDEISVK; this is encoded by the coding sequence ATGAGTTCTAAAAAATTCGTACTTTTTTTTTCTATTTTCACCCTTTATTTACAGGCTCAGAATTATTCTCAATACGTTAATCCGTTTATCGGAACAGGCGGTCACGGTCATACTTTTCCCGGTGCAATAGTGCCTTTTGGGATGGTTCAGCTTTCACCCGACACCAGAATCGACGGAAGCTGGGATGGCTGTAGCGGTTATCACTACTCAGATTCGGTGATTTACGGATTTTCTCATACGCACCTCAACGGAACGGGAGTTTCGGATTACGGAGACATTATGCTGATGCCTACAATGGGAAATCCGGGTTTAACGCCAAAAGAATATTCATCAAAATTTTCGCATAAAAACGAAAAAGCAACTGCCGGATTTTATTCGGTTAAATTAGACAAACACAACATCGACGTGCGTTTAACCACGACAAAAAGAGTCGGCTATCATGAATATAAATTTAACAAAGCCGGAAATGGCAATATTATTTTAGATTTAAATCACAGAGATAAATTATTGGAAGGTGAAGTAAGAATCATCGACAGTAAAACCATCGAAGTTTTCAGAAGAAGTGAAGCCTGGGCGACGAACCAACACATTTATGCAAGAATTGAGTTTTCAAAACCGATGAAGATTTCAAAAAAGGAATTCAACGGTGAGAATGAAAACAATACTTTTTCCGGAACGAAATTAGTTCTAGCATTAACTTCAGCGGTTAAGAAAGGTGAAAAAATCAGTGTGAAAGTGGCGATTTCTCCAACAGGTTATGAAGGTGCCGGAAAAAATATGCTTGCTGAAGGAAAATCGAATAATTTCAACGAAATTCAAAACCAGGCAGTTGCAGATTGGGACAAAGAACTATCCAAAATTGAAGTTAAATCTGCCGACAAAGATAAAATGACGGTTTTCTACACCGCTTTGTACCACGTTTTCACGCAACCCAACATTAATATGGATGTTGACGGAAAATACCGCGGGAGAGACAATAAATTCTATATGGCGAAGGATTTCGGGTACTACTCTGTTTTCTCGCTTTGGGATACTTTCAGAGGAGCGCATCCGTTGATGACTTTAATCGACAGAAAAAGAACGGCAGATTTCATTAACACTTTTATTAAGCAACGTGAACAGGGTGGAAGAATTCCGGTTTGGGAACTCGCTTCCAATGAAACGGAATGTATGATCGGTTATCACGGAGTTTCAGTCATTGCAGATGCGATGGCTAAAGGAATTACAGGTTTTGATTATGAAAAAGCGTTTGAGGCTTCAAAAAATTCAGCAATGAAGGATATTTTTGGTTTAAATGCTTACAAACAAAATAACTACATCAGTATTGATGATGAGCATGAAAGTGTTTCTAAAACTGTAGAATATGCCTATGATGACTGGTGTATTGCTCAGATGGCGAAGATTTTAAACAAAAAAGAAGATTACGAATATTTCATGAAACGTTCTCAAAACTGGAAAAATCTTTACAATCCGAACAACGGTTTTATGCAGGCAAGAAAAAACGGAAACTGGTATGAGCCATTTGACCCAAGTGAAGTCAACAATAATTATACAGAAGGAAATTCGTGGCATTACTCTTATTCCGTTCCGCAGGATATTCCGGGATTGATTGAAGCCCATGGCGGAAAAGAAAAATTTGAACAATTTATTGATGCGATTTTCTCAGCTTCTGATAAAACGACAGGAAGAGAACAAGTTGATATTACAGGATTGATGGGACAATATGCACAGGGAAACGAACCGAGTCATCACATCGCTTACCTTTATAATTTCGTTGACAAACCGCAGAAAACAGAAGCGAAAATAAAATATATTCTAGATAATTTCTACAAAAATGCTCCGGATGGTTTGATTGGAAATGAAGATTGTGGACAGATGAGCGCATGGTTTATTTTAAGCTCAATGGGAATTTATTCAGTTACTCCAGGGAAACCTGAATGGGAAACGGTAACACCTTATTTTGATGAAATTAAATTATATTTAGAAGACGGTACGACAAGAGTTATTACGAAAAGTACTCCAAAAAGTGAGCTTAAACATTTAGGTTTTGAAAATGTAAAAGTTGCGAAAGATTTAAAATATCCTGAACAAACCGCTTCTCCGGTCATTGCTGCCGACAGATTGTTTGATTTTACGACTCAGGTGAAAATCACACCATTGAACGAAAAAGATAAAGTCTATTACATGACGATGGATGAAAATGATGCCAACGTTAGAAAGACTTTTAAAGTGTATAAAGAACCATTTACCATCAGCAAAACAACACAAGTTTCTACTTATGCTGAAAGAAATGGTGAGAAGAGTTCGATTACAACATCTAATTTCAATAAAAGACCAAATCATTGGGACGTAACGATTAATGCAACGGTAAATCCGCAGTACACAGCAGGTGGAAAACTGGCGATCATCGACGGAATCAACGGCGACGTGAACTGGAGAAAAGGCGAATGGCAAGGTTACCAAGGACAAACGTTTGAAGCCATTATTGATTTTAAATCGCCTCAGCAGATCAATCAAATTTCTTCGACATATCTTCAAGACAGCAGAGCATGGATTTTAATGCCAAAGAAAGTCGAATATTACGCTTCAATGGATGGAAAAACTTTCATTCTCCTGAAAACTTTGGAAAATAACATTGACGCTAAAGATGAAAATGTTCAGATAAAAGATTTTACAACTGAAGTTCTTCCTACCGAAGCCCGTTATCTGAAAGTAAAAGCGTATCATTTTGGAAAACTTCCGGAATGGCATCAAGGCGCAGGTGGAGATGCTTATATTTTTGTGGATGAGATTTCTGTGAAGTAA
- a CDS encoding phytanoyl-CoA dioxygenase family protein has protein sequence MNLQQHKKTIADKGFSVISNVFSTEEIEKISDVIQNIDTSKETFRKSEDLFAIRQFLKEIPEVKDLIFNKNLKTIIKEIFGENYFVVKSIYFDKPEKSNWYVAYHQDLTISVDKKLELENFGPWTTKQNQFAVQPPLDILENIFTIRIHLDDTDENNGALKVVPKSHSKGIYRPETIDWDVETETICNVNKGGVMIMKPLLLHGSNRTTNGKKRRVIHIEFSDRELPDELQWSERMN, from the coding sequence ATGAATTTACAACAACATAAAAAGACAATTGCTGATAAAGGATTTTCTGTTATCAGCAATGTTTTTTCTACGGAAGAAATTGAAAAAATAAGTGATGTCATTCAAAATATTGACACTTCAAAAGAAACATTCAGAAAATCTGAAGATCTTTTTGCAATCAGACAGTTTTTAAAGGAAATTCCTGAAGTGAAAGATTTGATTTTTAATAAAAATTTAAAAACTATTATTAAAGAAATTTTTGGAGAAAACTATTTTGTAGTAAAAAGCATTTACTTTGATAAACCTGAAAAATCCAATTGGTACGTTGCCTATCATCAGGATTTGACGATTTCGGTTGATAAGAAATTAGAATTGGAAAATTTCGGTCCTTGGACGACCAAACAGAATCAGTTTGCTGTTCAGCCACCTTTAGATATTCTTGAAAATATTTTTACCATAAGAATTCATTTAGACGATACCGATGAAAATAATGGTGCATTAAAAGTAGTTCCGAAATCTCATTCAAAAGGAATTTACAGACCCGAAACAATCGATTGGGATGTTGAAACAGAAACCATCTGCAACGTCAATAAAGGCGGAGTAATGATTATGAAGCCGCTTCTTCTTCACGGTTCAAACCGAACAACAAATGGTAAAAAGAGAAGAGTGATTCATATTGAGTTTTCAGATAGAGAATTGCCGGATGAGTTGCAGTGGTCGGAAAGAATGAATTAA
- a CDS encoding dicarboxylate/amino acid:cation symporter — translation MKGQNKLFIAIIIALVVGVAIGGFVHIQYPESAIPFSQNIKLLGTIFIRLVQMIIAPLVFTTLVVGIAKMSDIKMIGRVGSKAMLWFISASLVSLFIGLILVNWLEPGHVTKLPIQDAASADELLKSSKGFSLEDFVKHIIPKSIFEAFATNEVLQIVVFSIMFGVALANLGDEYAQPVIKLFDVIAHAILKMVGYIMWFAPLGVLGAIAAVVATNGFEIFKVYAIYLRDFFFAIAVLWAVLLLVGYLILGKRLFELLRRIKSPLLIAFSTTSSEAVFPKLVEELERFGCNNRVVSFILPLGYSFNLDGSMMYMTFASIFIAQIYGIEMSVGQQITMLLVLMLTSKGIAGVPRASLVIIVATCSMFGIPPEGIALILPIDHFCDMARSMTNVLGNALATSAVSKWEGQLDNHGGDM, via the coding sequence ATGAAAGGACAGAATAAATTATTTATAGCAATTATCATTGCATTGGTTGTGGGCGTTGCAATTGGTGGATTTGTACATATTCAATATCCTGAAAGTGCGATACCATTCTCTCAAAACATTAAACTTTTGGGAACCATTTTCATCAGATTGGTACAGATGATTATTGCGCCATTAGTTTTTACAACTTTGGTGGTTGGAATCGCCAAAATGAGTGATATCAAAATGATCGGAAGAGTAGGTTCTAAAGCGATGCTTTGGTTTATTTCAGCTTCTTTGGTTTCTCTTTTTATCGGTTTGATTTTGGTAAATTGGTTAGAACCGGGACACGTTACTAAGCTTCCTATTCAGGATGCAGCTTCTGCCGATGAGCTTTTAAAATCGAGCAAGGGTTTTTCTCTGGAAGACTTTGTAAAACATATTATTCCTAAAAGTATTTTTGAGGCTTTTGCAACCAATGAAGTTCTTCAGATTGTGGTTTTCTCCATAATGTTTGGAGTTGCTTTAGCAAATTTGGGTGACGAATATGCGCAGCCTGTCATCAAATTATTTGATGTCATTGCTCATGCAATCCTGAAAATGGTAGGATATATCATGTGGTTTGCACCGCTTGGAGTTTTAGGAGCAATCGCTGCTGTTGTTGCTACCAATGGTTTTGAAATATTTAAAGTCTACGCAATTTATCTCAGAGACTTTTTCTTTGCGATCGCAGTGTTGTGGGCTGTACTTTTATTGGTTGGATATCTGATTTTAGGCAAACGTCTTTTTGAATTATTAAGAAGAATAAAATCTCCATTATTAATTGCTTTCTCTACGACGAGTTCTGAAGCTGTTTTTCCTAAATTGGTTGAAGAATTAGAAAGATTCGGATGTAACAATAGAGTAGTGTCGTTTATTTTACCTTTAGGATATTCATTTAATTTGGATGGAAGCATGATGTACATGACTTTTGCATCAATCTTCATCGCTCAGATCTACGGTATTGAAATGTCAGTAGGACAACAAATCACCATGCTTTTAGTTTTGATGCTAACTTCTAAAGGGATTGCCGGAGTTCCGAGAGCTTCTTTGGTCATCATCGTGGCAACCTGTTCTATGTTCGGAATTCCACCGGAAGGAATCGCCTTAATTTTACCGATTGACCATTTCTGCGATATGGCGAGAAGTATGACCAATGTTCTAGGAAATGCTTTAGCAACGTCTGCAGTTTCAAAATGGGAAGGGCAACTAGATAATCACGGTGGAGATATGTAA
- a CDS encoding BON domain-containing protein → MKKTIAMSALALAVSFGSISCKKKVSDADLQTSATTIVAANPAATVEVKEGVAHLGGTFASQAEKDAAIKSLKEIKGVKDVHDMATIAEVAPPPPPVETTAAVDPMVQQKVKDALKDFPSVNVEVVNGELTLTGTASSVQARKIKESVDALKVGKVNFNYTVK, encoded by the coding sequence ATGAAAAAAACAATCGCAATGTCTGCCTTAGCTTTGGCAGTATCGTTTGGATCTATTTCGTGTAAAAAGAAAGTATCTGATGCTGATCTTCAGACCTCAGCTACTACAATTGTTGCTGCTAACCCTGCTGCAACAGTAGAAGTAAAAGAAGGTGTTGCTCACTTAGGAGGAACATTTGCTTCACAAGCTGAAAAAGACGCAGCTATCAAATCTCTAAAAGAAATCAAAGGAGTAAAAGATGTACACGATATGGCGACTATCGCTGAGGTAGCTCCACCTCCACCACCGGTAGAAACTACAGCTGCTGTAGATCCTATGGTTCAGCAAAAAGTGAAAGATGCATTGAAAGATTTCCCATCTGTAAACGTAGAAGTAGTAAATGGAGAATTGACTCTTACAGGAACTGCATCTTCTGTACAAGCTAGAAAAATCAAAGAATCTGTAGATGCTTTGAAAGTTGGAAAAGTAAACTTTAACTATACTGTAAAATAA
- a CDS encoding SH3 domain-containing protein, which yields MSTLQDKYSSVVSAAQSAGVSNLQVQEQDGILYVSGNASNTAAKDAVWNALGAIDSTYSASDINIDVQVAGLAAGAALTIATEDSNLNIRQEPSTEAAIVGKAAKGSSVTLVEQTSDDWWKVKTADGQEGYAYSRYLKA from the coding sequence ATGAGCACATTACAAGATAAATATTCAAGTGTGGTTTCTGCGGCTCAGTCTGCGGGAGTTTCAAATCTTCAGGTTCAGGAGCAAGACGGTATTCTTTATGTTTCAGGAAACGCATCTAATACTGCAGCAAAAGATGCAGTTTGGAACGCGTTAGGAGCAATCGACTCTACCTATTCTGCTTCAGATATCAATATCGATGTACAGGTTGCAGGTCTTGCAGCAGGTGCAGCACTTACGATTGCAACAGAAGACTCTAACCTGAACATCAGACAAGAGCCTTCTACGGAAGCTGCTATTGTTGGCAAAGCTGCAAAAGGTTCTTCAGTAACTTTGGTGGAGCAAACTTCTGACGATTGGTGGAAAGTAAAAACTGCTGACGGGCAGGAAGGTTACGCATACTCAAGATATTTGAAAGCATAA